In the Terriglobales bacterium genome, GCAGGCTGTTGCTCCTGAATGTCGCTGTAGCCTTTGTCCTTGAACAGAGAAGTATAGAAGTGGTGCGCGCGTTCCCAAGCAGTATCGTCTGGCGCCTCGCCGAAGGTCTGCACGTACAGCGGGCTTCCCGGAAAGGGAAACATGGGAACCGGCTCGCTCACCCAGACGCCGTGAGCTTTGAGATTCTCCTGCCAACGACGGATCTCGGCTTTGTCATCCTTTTCGGTCAGGATGAGATTCGCCTGTACCCAGGGAATTCTTTGCCGCGCGTAGATCAGCAGTTCGCCGATTCGCTGAGTGTCGATACGGCAGTTCTTGTTCAGCTCTTCGCGTCCTTCTTCCGTAATCGACTCGATGCCGCACTCCATGGAAATGCAATGCGCGCGGCCGAGCAGACCCAGCGTTTCTTCATTCCACAAATCGATGCGCGTTTGGAAACCGATCTTCAATGGCCGCTCCGCGATCCCTTCGAGCAGCCGCAGCACGTTCTTGCCCACGCCGAAGATCTCGTCGATGAAGTAGATGTAATCGACTCCGCGCGCGATCAGCGCGTCGATTTCTGAGAGAAGATCTTCGACACTGCGCTCGCGGAATTTATTGCGAAACAGTGTCTTGTTGCAGAAGGTGCAGGCCCACGGACATCCGCGCGCGAACTCGAGTTCCGCGCCATGACCCTCGCCGCTGAACACGTGATGACGATGCCGGTGCAGCTCGACCGGATAGTTATGGAAGTCGAGCGCGCCAAGCGCTTTCATATCGGTGACGCCAAGCTGGGCACTGATGTGCTCGCCTTTGTCGTCGCGCCAGCAGCAGCCGGCGATATCCAGCCACGGCGTTCTTCCCAATTGCGGAATTGTCTGATCAGGCTCACCGCGCATGGCGATGTCACAGCCGGTTTTGCGGATAGTGGCAGCAGGTGTAGCAGACGGATGCGGTCCAATCGCGACTTGCGTTCCCCATCCTCGTAGCGCCTGGAACCATTCTTTCGGAACTCGGAGCTCTGGAGGCGGACACCGCCAGAAGAGGTACGAAGGAGCAGTAGGAACGATGAGAAAATCCGGATTGAAGTCCCGAATCTTCGGCGCAACCTCATTCGTGCTCAAGTTCTCCACCTGAGCATCAACAAGGAAAGGCTCATCTCCGCCCTGCTGCACTTGCTGGCAAGCAAACAGCAGTTCCAGCGGATAGTGCGGGTCGGTGCAGCCGAAGTAGGTCGATCCCGTGAAGTTCCAATTCGGGTTTACAAATGCGTACTTCATTACGCCGTCCTCTCGAGCAGTCCCAAGCCTGCCGCCAGAGGAGCTTCCAGTTCTCGAGCAGCGGGAGCCTCGCCGAAGATCTCCGGATGCTCGCGCCAGAAGTTGTAAATGGCCTGCAGCGTCTCTCGCACGGACGCCTTCGGTTTCCAGCCGGTGTGCTGCGTGAGCTTCGAGTAATCGCTCACGTAAATGAGCTGATCGCCAGGCCGACGCCGCTCGTGCGAGTAGCGCAGTCGCTTGCCCGTCATCGCCGAAATCTGATCGATCAATTCGACGAGAGAAACTGTGTTGTCAGGTCCGCCGCCAACGTTGTAGATCTGGCCGGCTGTTTTCTGTAGCGAGGAGCGAACAGCATCGAACGCGCGTACCAGATCGCCTACATAGAGAACATCGCGTACTTGGCGGCCGTCGCCGTAGATCACGAGCGGCGCGCCGCGCAATGTGGTGTACAGGAAATGCGCTACCCAGCCTTGGTCCTCGTTCCCATACTGCATTTCGCCGGCGATGCATGACATGCGGAAGACAACGGTGGGCAGGCCGTACATCCGCGAGTACTCGCGAACGTACTGGTCAGCAGCACCTTTTGAGCAGCCGTACGGCGAATGGAAATCGAGCTGCTGATCCTCGGAGACGGCTTTCCGCCCGGCATAGCCGTACCGGCTCACACTGCTCGTCAGCGGCTCGTCGAGCATCTCGCCGTAGACTTTGTTGGTGGAGGTGAACAGAACAAAAGGCCGGTTGCCGGACAGTCGGGCTGCCTCAAGAACATTGAAACTTCCAATGCAGTTCGTCTCAAAATCGCATCGAGGATCAGCCACAGAAGTAGTGACGGCGACCTGCGCTGCGAAATGGTAAATCTCGCTTGCATCGCGAGCTGCGCGTTGAACCGCATTGGCATCGCGAACGTCTCCGATGGTCACGCGCAATCTGCCGGATTTCCCGGCAGCTTTCTTAAGCTGTTCCAGATTGTGCTGCACGCCTTTACGCGAGAGATTGTCAAAGATATGGACGCGAGCCTCTGTATCGACCAGTAGATGACGCGCCAGGTTCGCGCCAATAAATCCGGCTCCGCCAAAGATCAGCGCTGACCGGTTTTCGTCTCGATTCACTATTCGCCTCTGTTTCCTTTGTTTGGTTCTCGGCGTTAAGCCGTGAGCCCAAATGTCTGCAGTTCCGCAACCATCTTTTCCGCTTTATCGTCCGCGGTCTGTTCGCGCAGCCAATCCACCATTTCCTTGATGCCCTGATCGAAGTTGACCTTCGGCTCGTAGCCGAGCAACTCACGCGCCTTGCTCACGTCGCCGAAGCAGTGGCGAATGTCTCCGGCACGATATTTACCGGTGATCTCGCAGGGCATATCAACCTTGAGCGCACGTGAGAGCGAATCCGCAACCTCCTGAATGGAAACCGGCATTCCGGAACCTACATTCAGAGCGTGTCCGTTAGCCTTGTCGGAAGTCATCGCCAGCATATTGGCTGCGACTACATCGTGGACGCTGACGAAGTCGCGCATCTGGCGGCCATCTTCGAACACTAGCGGCGCATGGCGGTTGAGTAGACGCGAGGCAAAGATCGCCGCCACGCCTGTATATGGATTCGACAGAGCCTGCCGTGTGCCATAGATGTTGAAATAACGCAGTGCCACGACCGGCAGATCGTAGGTCCGGCCGTAGAGCAAGCAAAGCTCTTCCTGATCTTTCTTCGAGAGCGCGTACACCGAAGTACACTGCAGCGGCTTGGCTTCTGTGGTTGGAGCAGGCGTAAGCTCGACGCCACACTTTGGGCAAAGCACCTCCCAGCGCTTGGTCAGCAATTGATCGGATCCCCGCGGAGCAGGCGCGACATCTCCGCAGTTGGCGCAGAGATACTGGCCTTCTCCATAAATAGACATCGACGACGCCAGCACCAGCTTCTCGATCCGGTTTTTGCTATCGAGCAGCGCTTGCAGCAGAATCGCTGTGCCCTGGGTGTTCGCCGACATGTAGTCGGCGATCTGATACATCGACTGGCCTACGCCCACGGCAGCGGCGAGATGGAAGACCACGTCTACGTTGTCGATCGCTCTCCGAACCGCAGCAGCATCGCGCATGTCTCCCGCCATGAGTTCCACTTCGGGAGAGAGATAATCCGGGGCTCCGTTCCCGTGTACCTGCGGGGAGAGGCTGTCGAAAACGCGAACCTCGTGTCCGGCTTCAAGCAGGGCATCGGCCAGGTGCGAACCTACGAATCCAGCACCACCTGTGATCAGAATTTTCTTTGCGCTCATTTGGCTCCAATTCGTTATCTGGTTACAGGTTCGGATGCGTAAGCTGCATCCGCCTTATCTCCCTGCTTTCGCGCCGCATACCGCGTGACCGCCCACTCGGCGAACTCCGCAAACGTGTTTGGGTCCTTCGGCGGACTGGTGTAATGCGGAGCTACGCCCAGATGCTCCGGCGTGAAACAAAGCGTCATAGTTACTTCAAAGTCCTCAAGGGCACCCATCTGGCGATCGAACCACGCTTCGGCGTTCTCACGATAGCTGTCTGCCCAGCTCACGCCTGTGCGCAAATAGCGCACGCCTAGCCGATGGAGCCACTCGACCGCTGGATCAAGGCGGTGGTCTTCGTAGTGAAACCACTGACAAATCCCGAGGCCGTCGGGAAAATGTTCGGCAGCCAGCTTGGGCGTGCCGTCTTCGCGCAGCAGCCCCATGTAGTAGTGGCGATAGTACGAGCTGCCTTCGGCTTCTTTGTGGCGAGTGGTTGCGGTCCAAGAGGCTGGCAGATCGTAGAGGCTATACCAATGGATTCGATCTACACGTCCTCTCAGAAGCTCTGCCATGCGCTGCAGGCCAAAGAGTTGGACCTCTTCAGCTCCGAACGACGATGCGCCGACCTCCGAGATCCAGATGGGCAGCTTGGTCACGGCGCGGATTTCATCCAGCTTCGCCGGCCACTCGTTTACGTTCCAGTGATTCCAATCGAGAGGAAAGCCGTGAAGCGCGACGACATCAACCGCATCGAGAACGCCATGCGTTCCCAGCAGCTGAATGAAATGTGGGTCGATCGGAGAGATTCCGCCGAGCACAATCGGCAAGTCCGGATTCACCCGGCGGATCGCTTTGGCGGCAATGATCGCCATCTCGGCAAACATCTTCCAGTCGGTGTCGATTTTGAAGTCCCAGTGGGAAAGATTGTTTGGCTCATTCCAGAGCATTACCGCTTCAACCATGAGTCCTCGTCCCTGTCGAATGTGCTACAGCGTTCCTGAAAGTTCTAAATCGAAAATGTACTTGCCGTCGCGCTGCACGCGCCGCGGCTCGCACACGTATGTTTCTGCCTCGGGATGGGCTACGATCTCCAGCCCCGAGCTGCGCAGCATGCCTTCCACCGCTCCGCGATTAGGGATCCACCAGTTCGTGGGATCACTCGCATAGCTGTGCTCGATGAAGTACATGCATGGGAAATCCGGATCTTTGAACGGGTGCATGTCCCAGAACTGGTAATCCTCGTTCCACTGCCGCTCCTCCTGAGAACCGCGCATCATGCTCTGGAAGAACAGCCTCCCTCGGACTTTCTTGATGATCTTGTCCAGTGCATAGAGCGGATAGCGGAGATGGTAAAAGACGCCCAGGAAGAGAACGTAGTCGAACTGGCCCTCGATCTGATCGACGTCGTATACCGAGCGTTTCTCGAATTCGATTTCCAGCCTGAGGGTCTCCGCCGCGAAACGAGCTTGGTTTAAATAACGATCATCGACATCGACGCCGAGCACACGCCCAGCACCTCTTTTCTTGAGGGCGATCGAGTAAAAGCCGCCATTGCAGCCGATGTCGAGTACCGACGCTCCCTGCATATCCTCGGGAAACGCTTTGCAGATGTGTTTCCACTTCACATTAGGGAAATCGCCCAAGAAGTGGTTCGGCGCCGTCCAGACACCATTAATGTTGATGTTATGAAACCAATCCCCGAGCGAGTTGATGCGCTGGGCCAACTCCGATGCGGCGCTCTCGTCCCAAAGGTTTCCGTGTTGCTGGATTTCGCTGGATTCTGCTTCTGGCTGGATGTCGATAACTAGCTGGCGGTTTTGCTCTGCCTGCACCGCTTGTCCTCCCGCTGCTGCGAAGCCTCCACGAAGTGCCGGATCTGACTTGTTAGCGGAGATTGAGATTATTTGCTGCTTGAACTCGAAGCCGGAGAGAAGGCCGACTACCCGGAACAGCAACCAACACAGGGGATTAGAGGGAAAGGAACTTACCTTGGATGCCTGTGGAAAGCGTCAAGCCGCGCCACCCATCTTCATGCAATCGCAGGAAATGCTCTCAGAATCTGCGCCATGGAGCCCCTTGGCTGCAACATTTGTCATGCAGGAGAGGCATTCGAGGTTGTGGCATCTTGTTTCTTGCGCTCGTATTCACGCAAACGGCGATACAGGGTGGTCTTCCCGATTCCGAGCATCTGAGCCGCCAAGAGTTTGTCGCCCTTGGCTTCAGCTACTGCGTTAAGGATGGCGTGGCGCTCGACTTCTGCGATGGGCACCACTCTGCCGATCCGACGCAGCGGCTCTTCGCTCGGAGGACGCGAGGCATTCAGTCGCGCGCTGATCTGGGTGGGGAAATCTATAGGCTCCAGCATCTTTCCGCTACTGAGAGCGACCGCCCGCTCGACAAAATTCTCCAACTCTCGCACGTTCCCTGGCCAGGAGTAGCTCTTCAACAGACGCAGAGCCTCCCGAGAGATTTCCTTTCGCGGCTGACCAGTGGTCCTGGCGATCCTGTCAAGAAAGGTATCGATGAGATCATCAAGATCATCCATGCGCTGGCGGAGTGGAGAGAGCTTCAGCGTAACCACGTTCAGGCGGAAATAAAGGTCCTTACGGAAGCGGCCGTCTTTTACATCTTCCTCCAGCTTTCGGTTTGTCGCGGCAATCACTCGCACGTCGATGCGGATGCGCCGGTTGCTTCCCACCGGACGAATCTCCTTCTCCTGGAGTGCTCGGAGGAGCTTTGCCTGGAGTTCTAGTGGGAGTTCTCCGATTTCGTCGAGGAAGACGGTTCCACCTTCAGCAATCTTCAGAAGGCCGTCTTTGGAGCGCTCGGCTCCGGTAAACGCTCCGCGCTCGTGACCAAAGAGCTCGCTTTCCATCAGCGTGGAAACCAGAGTGCCGCAGTCCACGGGGACAAATGGACAACCGTGGCGTGGCCCGCTGTAGTGGATGGCGCGGGCAACCAGTTCCTTTCCCGTGCCGCTCTCGCCCAGGATCAGCACAGGATGGATGTTGCCGGCGATCTTACCGATTAGCTTGTAGAGCTTCATCATCGCAGGCGTCTTACCCACGATGCCATAGGCTCCGTCGGCATCCGGCGACTCACGCATAATGCTGTGCTGGCCTGCTTCAATGCGGTACTGTTCCATCGCGCGCTCGATTGTATGCCGCAAAGCCAAGGGGTCCAATGGCTTTGCAAGATAATCGAAGGCGCCGGTTTTGGCTGCCCGCACCGCCGCAGCATAACTGGGGGCGTCGGAAATCATGACGACCTGCGTTTCTGGATACCAGTAGTGAGTGTGGCGGAGAAGCTCCAGGTCCTGAGCTCCGGGAAGCTCCTGGCTAAGAAGGAGAATATCGACCAGCCCCGACTCGAGCGCGTCCATCACCGTGTCGGCATCGAGCGCCTCGCGGATCGTGAGCCTTACATCTGTAAGAACTTCCCGGCAGAGTTCGAGAGAAGAGGACTCTGCATCCGCAACGAGAAGATCGGAAGGATTCAGCGAGTTGAGAGAAGAGCCGAAAGGCGACGGATCAGCCATCCGATAACCCGCCCGAGAACCCACAGACCAGAATGGATGGTTGATTCACCTCAGCGCCAGTTGCAGAGCGAGTTCCAATCCAACAAGCGCTAAGTTGTTCAAAATGCAATTCAAACTGGTCTTAATTGACGCGTGGTCCGGTCATTTTAGGAATGAAGGTCGAGAGCTGGCTTCGCAATCTCAATCTAAGTCCAATGGATATAGAAATATAGGCGGAAATCAAAGGCATTCCCAAATTGGCTCCAATTGCCAAAACGGGAAGATGCTCCATCGGCGTTTTCGAGATGTTTTCTTCGTGCTGACAGGCCTCCTCGCTGCTGCCGGGGCGTCCGCCAGGCAAGTTCAAGACGGTATAATCAAAGATTCCCCTCTGCCTCCCGACCCTTCCTGAGTGCAGCGGGAATAGGTCTTACCGGATGTCGAATGAGAGCATCGTGGTGCGCGGCGCACGCGTCCATAACCTGAAAAATGTGGATTTTGAGATCCCGCATAACACCTTGACCGTGGTGACGGGGGTGTCGGGTTCCGGAAAATCATCTCTGGCGTTCGACACCATCTATGCTGAGGGCCAGCGCCGGTACGTTGAGTCACTCTCCGCCTACGCGCGCCAGTTCCTGGAACGAATCGAGAAGCCGGACGTCGATCTGATCGACGGCATCTCTCCCGCGATCGCAATCCGGCAGAAGAACACCACACGCAACCCTCGGTCCACGGTCGCGACCGCGACGGAAATCTACGACTATTTGCGCCTGCTTTTTGCTCGGATTGGGAAGACGTTCTGCATTAATTGCGGAACGGAAGTAAAGAAGGACACGGTTGACGAGGTCTTCGCCGCTTTGAGCGAACTGCCGGAGGGTACGCGCTTTAACGTGCTCTTTCCCGTGCTCCCAACAACTCCGCAGAATGCGGCCGACAAAAAAAGCAAACGTGGACGGGCCAAAGCTTCGGCAAAGACAAATGGCGGATTGAGCGATCAACTCAAAGATCGTCTTGGAGAGTTGCGCCGGCGCGGATTCAATCGCCTGTACCAGAACGGGAACATCTTTGAGTTCTCGACACCGGAGTCCTTGCTGGAGCTGAGCTTCGCAGAACCGGTGTTCGTGCTGGTCGATCGTATCGCCTTCGCGCCCGACCAGCGCGCACG is a window encoding:
- a CDS encoding sigma-54 dependent transcriptional regulator, whose amino-acid sequence is MADPSPFGSSLNSLNPSDLLVADAESSSLELCREVLTDVRLTIREALDADTVMDALESGLVDILLLSQELPGAQDLELLRHTHYWYPETQVVMISDAPSYAAAVRAAKTGAFDYLAKPLDPLALRHTIERAMEQYRIEAGQHSIMRESPDADGAYGIVGKTPAMMKLYKLIGKIAGNIHPVLILGESGTGKELVARAIHYSGPRHGCPFVPVDCGTLVSTLMESELFGHERGAFTGAERSKDGLLKIAEGGTVFLDEIGELPLELQAKLLRALQEKEIRPVGSNRRIRIDVRVIAATNRKLEEDVKDGRFRKDLYFRLNVVTLKLSPLRQRMDDLDDLIDTFLDRIARTTGQPRKEISREALRLLKSYSWPGNVRELENFVERAVALSSGKMLEPIDFPTQISARLNASRPPSEEPLRRIGRVVPIAEVERHAILNAVAEAKGDKLLAAQMLGIGKTTLYRRLREYERKKQDATTSNASPA
- a CDS encoding NAD-dependent epimerase/dehydratase family protein, with translation MSAKKILITGGAGFVGSHLADALLEAGHEVRVFDSLSPQVHGNGAPDYLSPEVELMAGDMRDAAAVRRAIDNVDVVFHLAAAVGVGQSMYQIADYMSANTQGTAILLQALLDSKNRIEKLVLASSMSIYGEGQYLCANCGDVAPAPRGSDQLLTKRWEVLCPKCGVELTPAPTTEAKPLQCTSVYALSKKDQEELCLLYGRTYDLPVVALRYFNIYGTRQALSNPYTGVAAIFASRLLNRHAPLVFEDGRQMRDFVSVHDVVAANMLAMTSDKANGHALNVGSGMPVSIQEVADSLSRALKVDMPCEITGKYRAGDIRHCFGDVSKARELLGYEPKVNFDQGIKEMVDWLREQTADDKAEKMVAELQTFGLTA
- a CDS encoding TIGR04290 family methyltransferase codes for the protein MQAEQNRQLVIDIQPEAESSEIQQHGNLWDESAASELAQRINSLGDWFHNININGVWTAPNHFLGDFPNVKWKHICKAFPEDMQGASVLDIGCNGGFYSIALKKRGAGRVLGVDVDDRYLNQARFAAETLRLEIEFEKRSVYDVDQIEGQFDYVLFLGVFYHLRYPLYALDKIIKKVRGRLFFQSMMRGSQEERQWNEDYQFWDMHPFKDPDFPCMYFIEHSYASDPTNWWIPNRGAVEGMLRSSGLEIVAHPEAETYVCEPRRVQRDGKYIFDLELSGTL
- a CDS encoding TIGR04295 family B12-binding domain-containing radical SAM protein; translation: MKYAFVNPNWNFTGSTYFGCTDPHYPLELLFACQQVQQGGDEPFLVDAQVENLSTNEVAPKIRDFNPDFLIVPTAPSYLFWRCPPPELRVPKEWFQALRGWGTQVAIGPHPSATPAATIRKTGCDIAMRGEPDQTIPQLGRTPWLDIAGCCWRDDKGEHISAQLGVTDMKALGALDFHNYPVELHRHRHHVFSGEGHGAELEFARGCPWACTFCNKTLFRNKFRERSVEDLLSEIDALIARGVDYIYFIDEIFGVGKNVLRLLEGIAERPLKIGFQTRIDLWNEETLGLLGRAHCISMECGIESITEEGREELNKNCRIDTQRIGELLIYARQRIPWVQANLILTEKDDKAEIRRWQENLKAHGVWVSEPVPMFPFPGSPLYVQTFGEAPDDTAWERAHHFYTSLFKDKGYSDIQEQQPA
- a CDS encoding beta-xylosidase, with product MVEAVMLWNEPNNLSHWDFKIDTDWKMFAEMAIIAAKAIRRVNPDLPIVLGGISPIDPHFIQLLGTHGVLDAVDVVALHGFPLDWNHWNVNEWPAKLDEIRAVTKLPIWISEVGASSFGAEEVQLFGLQRMAELLRGRVDRIHWYSLYDLPASWTATTRHKEAEGSSYYRHYYMGLLREDGTPKLAAEHFPDGLGICQWFHYEDHRLDPAVEWLHRLGVRYLRTGVSWADSYRENAEAWFDRQMGALEDFEVTMTLCFTPEHLGVAPHYTSPPKDPNTFAEFAEWAVTRYAARKQGDKADAAYASEPVTR
- a CDS encoding GDP-mannose 4,6-dehydratase, producing the protein MNRDENRSALIFGGAGFIGANLARHLLVDTEARVHIFDNLSRKGVQHNLEQLKKAAGKSGRLRVTIGDVRDANAVQRAARDASEIYHFAAQVAVTTSVADPRCDFETNCIGSFNVLEAARLSGNRPFVLFTSTNKVYGEMLDEPLTSSVSRYGYAGRKAVSEDQQLDFHSPYGCSKGAADQYVREYSRMYGLPTVVFRMSCIAGEMQYGNEDQGWVAHFLYTTLRGAPLVIYGDGRQVRDVLYVGDLVRAFDAVRSSLQKTAGQIYNVGGGPDNTVSLVELIDQISAMTGKRLRYSHERRRPGDQLIYVSDYSKLTQHTGWKPKASVRETLQAIYNFWREHPEIFGEAPAARELEAPLAAGLGLLERTA